The following are encoded in a window of Nakamurella sp. A5-74 genomic DNA:
- a CDS encoding MOSC domain-containing protein, whose translation MPVSNVLSVNLGRAEVSAASRKGVTGIDKIPTSVSVGVQDPGRKGLGGSGLAGDTVCDLGHHGGSDQAVYAYAREDLDGWQRQLGRDLRNGQFGENLTTIGVEITHALLGEVWAVGAQLKLQVTVPRVPCRTFAAFLHERGWVRRFAEAGTTGTYLRVLVPGPVRAGDTVAVLERPDHGVTVRTAFRAFTTRPELLAELARVPTLGSEARAMVERRAPLTFDADADAHA comes from the coding sequence ATGCCGGTGTCCAACGTCCTGTCCGTGAACCTGGGTCGCGCCGAGGTGTCCGCCGCGTCCCGCAAGGGTGTGACCGGCATCGACAAGATCCCCACCTCCGTGTCCGTCGGAGTGCAGGATCCCGGTCGGAAAGGTCTGGGCGGCAGCGGGTTGGCCGGCGACACCGTCTGCGACCTGGGTCATCACGGTGGCAGCGACCAGGCCGTGTACGCCTACGCGAGGGAGGACCTCGACGGCTGGCAGCGGCAGCTCGGGCGTGACCTGCGCAACGGTCAGTTCGGCGAGAACCTGACGACGATCGGCGTCGAGATCACCCACGCCCTGCTGGGCGAGGTGTGGGCCGTCGGCGCACAGCTGAAGTTGCAGGTGACGGTGCCGCGGGTGCCGTGTCGGACCTTCGCTGCCTTCCTGCACGAACGCGGCTGGGTGCGACGGTTCGCGGAGGCGGGCACCACGGGCACCTACCTGCGGGTCCTGGTCCCCGGTCCGGTGCGCGCCGGGGACACCGTCGCCGTGCTCGAGCGCCCCGATCACGGCGTCACGGTGCGGACGGCCTTCCGGGCGTTCACCACCCGACCGGAGCTGCTGGCCGAGCTGGCGCGCGTCCCGACGCTGGGTTCCGAGGCCAGGGCGATGGTCGAGCGTCGTGCACCTCTGACCTTCGACGCAGACGCCGACGCACACGCATGA
- a CDS encoding glycerate kinase — protein MSADTDTATGPRTVVIAPDSFKGSMSAAQACTAIAAGWHSARPQDDVRCVPLADGGEGTADAIRDATSGSRSIGCAVTGPDGRDLTAAWVLLPDGTAVVELAVASGLPLLARADPSGAQTIGFGQLLRAATLHPDTRRIVATVGGSASTDGGTGALRALGARFLDASGAELPPGGGPLTELVAVDTSELIAPPPGGIEVLSDVTSPLTGTHGAATVFGPQKGADADGVALLDAALTQLAAVIGGAPDAAGAGAAGGSAFGLATLWGARLRPGAPAVAEIVGLADALVGADLVITGEGRFDEQSLRGKVVGHVVDSARCPVALLAGGILDSAEIELVLDGFVATATLVGLAGSLDAALDDPQHWAMIGGEALADSVFGRTSS, from the coding sequence ATGAGCGCCGACACCGACACCGCAACCGGGCCGCGCACGGTCGTCATCGCGCCGGACTCCTTCAAGGGATCGATGTCCGCCGCGCAGGCCTGCACCGCGATCGCCGCCGGCTGGCACAGCGCCAGACCGCAGGACGACGTCCGGTGCGTGCCGTTGGCGGACGGCGGGGAAGGTACCGCGGACGCGATCCGCGATGCGACCTCCGGCAGCCGCTCGATCGGCTGCGCGGTGACCGGACCGGACGGCCGGGATCTGACGGCCGCCTGGGTGTTGCTGCCCGACGGCACTGCGGTGGTGGAACTCGCGGTCGCCTCGGGCCTGCCGCTGCTGGCGCGCGCGGATCCGTCGGGGGCGCAGACGATCGGCTTCGGACAACTGCTGCGGGCCGCAACGCTCCACCCCGACACCCGTCGGATCGTCGCGACCGTCGGCGGATCGGCCTCCACCGACGGTGGCACCGGCGCCCTCCGAGCGCTCGGCGCGCGATTCCTGGACGCCTCGGGCGCCGAGCTGCCTCCCGGCGGCGGGCCGCTGACCGAGCTCGTCGCAGTGGACACCTCGGAGCTCATCGCGCCGCCGCCCGGCGGGATCGAGGTGCTCAGCGACGTCACCTCGCCCCTCACCGGAACCCACGGTGCAGCAACCGTTTTCGGGCCACAGAAGGGGGCGGACGCCGATGGGGTGGCGTTGCTGGACGCGGCGCTGACCCAGCTGGCGGCGGTGATCGGTGGCGCTCCGGACGCAGCGGGAGCCGGGGCCGCCGGTGGCAGCGCGTTCGGGCTCGCCACGCTCTGGGGCGCTCGGTTGCGGCCCGGCGCACCGGCGGTCGCGGAGATCGTCGGGTTGGCCGACGCGCTCGTCGGCGCCGATCTGGTGATCACCGGCGAGGGTCGGTTCGACGAGCAGTCGTTGCGCGGCAAAGTGGTCGGGCATGTGGTCGACAGCGCACGGTGCCCGGTGGCGCTGCTGGCCGGCGGGATCCTGGACTCGGCCGAGATCGAGCTGGTGTTGGACGGTTTCGTGGCCACCGCGACCCTGGTCGGGCTCGCCGGGTCGCTCGACGCGGCACTCGACGACCCGCAGCACTGGGCGATGATCGGCGGAGAAGCGTTGGCAGACAGCGTGTTCGGTCGAACATCGAGCTGA
- a CDS encoding alpha/beta fold hydrolase, which produces MNPSVGAASRQLTVHHATRRELVAAGSTLVVLDTGVPHGAGRPADDIGEHTTVIMVPGYTGAKEDFAPLLDPLADNGFRAVAVDLPGQFESAGPADEVGYGIDELGAVVHALVQLLPGPVVLLGHSFGGLVVRAAVLAGAQVQGLVLFSSGPAALPPGPRSTLITAAAPVLRARGTAFTWELQQQMLAANGGARDEAPTDLASYFRQRFVSSSPAGLLGMGSALLGERDRTDELAAVLERHNTPVLVVSGEADDAWGLDLQADMARRLGTALVPIPGAAHSAAVEAPDALLHVLLRQLKRWSADS; this is translated from the coding sequence ATGAACCCATCTGTGGGCGCCGCCTCGCGGCAACTGACCGTCCACCACGCCACTCGCCGGGAACTGGTGGCTGCCGGCAGCACGTTGGTCGTCCTGGACACCGGTGTTCCGCACGGTGCGGGAAGACCCGCCGACGATATCGGCGAGCACACAACCGTGATCATGGTGCCCGGCTACACCGGTGCCAAGGAGGACTTCGCCCCGCTGCTGGATCCATTGGCGGACAACGGCTTCCGGGCCGTCGCGGTGGATCTGCCTGGACAGTTCGAGTCCGCCGGCCCGGCCGACGAAGTGGGTTACGGGATCGACGAACTGGGTGCCGTCGTGCACGCGCTGGTGCAGCTCCTACCCGGTCCGGTGGTGCTGCTGGGCCACTCGTTCGGCGGGCTGGTGGTCAGAGCCGCTGTGCTGGCCGGCGCCCAGGTCCAGGGACTCGTGCTGTTCTCATCCGGCCCCGCCGCACTGCCACCGGGACCGCGCTCGACCCTGATCACCGCCGCCGCGCCCGTCCTGCGGGCCAGGGGGACGGCCTTCACGTGGGAGCTGCAGCAGCAGATGCTGGCCGCCAACGGCGGCGCCCGTGACGAAGCCCCCACCGACCTCGCCTCCTACTTCCGGCAGCGCTTCGTGTCCTCGTCCCCGGCCGGGTTGCTCGGAATGGGATCGGCACTGCTGGGCGAACGAGACCGGACCGACGAGCTCGCGGCTGTGCTCGAGCGACACAACACGCCGGTGCTGGTGGTGTCCGGCGAAGCCGACGACGCGTGGGGACTGGACCTGCAGGCAGACATGGCCCGACGGTTGGGCACCGCATTGGTGCCGATCCCCGGCGCCGCGCACTCCGCGGCCGTCGAGGCCCCGGATGCCCTGCTGCACGTCCTGCTGCGTCAGTTGAAGCGT
- a CDS encoding DEAD/DEAH box helicase, with protein MTDQHTADHDTHPTPTDVTALEVTIAPEDIAESHPLLADAPVAPQAPTFADLQVDPRIVQALTEAGIERTFAIQALTLPVALVGSDLIGQARTGMGKTLGFGVPLLHRLAAADKRRDEPDAPLTRGRAPRALVMVPTRELCVQVTRDLHDAAKHLGLVVTAVYGGRAYEPQIAALQAGVDVVVGTPGRLLDLAKGGHLVLGAASILVLDEADEMLDLGFLPDIEQVLGMVPDVKQTMLFSATMPGPIITLARSFMRQPLHIRAEEPDEGATHTSTKQFVYRAHAMDKVELLSRVLQAEGRGLTMVFTRTKRTAQKVSDELEERGFAAAAVHGDLGQGAREQALRAFRAGKVDVLVATDVAARGIDVDDVTHVINYQCPDDEKTYIHRIGRTGRAGKTGVAVSLVDWDDIPKWQFIDKALNLGNPDPQETYSSSAHLRSDLGIADSVTGRLPRAQRTRAGLDAETLEDVGETGGKKAGRVSRTRSAGAGRDGGSDNGRSAAGRESGTRSRTRGGDRAATPEGERTPDRAAEHISDHGPDTSVGDAAATRPRRKRRRRTRSGAAVDASSGGAPAGGAGNDTAAGSSDAS; from the coding sequence ATGACCGATCAGCACACCGCAGATCACGACACCCACCCGACCCCGACCGACGTCACCGCCCTCGAGGTGACGATCGCTCCGGAGGACATCGCGGAATCCCACCCGCTCCTCGCCGATGCGCCGGTCGCGCCGCAGGCGCCCACCTTCGCCGACCTGCAGGTCGACCCGCGCATCGTGCAGGCCCTCACCGAGGCCGGCATCGAACGCACCTTCGCCATCCAGGCGCTCACCCTCCCGGTTGCCCTGGTCGGATCCGACCTCATCGGTCAGGCCCGCACCGGAATGGGCAAGACCCTGGGCTTCGGCGTCCCGCTGCTGCACCGGCTCGCCGCCGCCGACAAGCGTCGCGACGAGCCGGACGCACCACTCACCCGCGGTCGCGCCCCGCGCGCGCTGGTGATGGTGCCCACCCGCGAACTCTGCGTCCAGGTCACCCGCGACCTGCACGACGCGGCCAAGCACCTCGGACTGGTCGTCACGGCCGTCTACGGCGGCCGCGCCTACGAGCCGCAGATTGCCGCGCTGCAGGCCGGCGTCGACGTCGTGGTCGGCACTCCCGGCCGCCTGCTCGACCTGGCCAAGGGCGGCCACCTCGTCCTCGGTGCCGCATCGATCCTGGTGCTGGACGAGGCCGACGAGATGCTCGACCTCGGCTTCCTGCCCGACATCGAGCAGGTGCTCGGGATGGTCCCCGACGTCAAGCAGACAATGCTGTTCTCCGCGACGATGCCCGGCCCGATCATCACCCTGGCCCGGTCGTTCATGCGCCAGCCGCTGCACATCCGCGCCGAGGAACCCGACGAGGGTGCCACCCACACCAGCACGAAGCAGTTCGTCTACCGAGCGCACGCGATGGACAAGGTCGAGTTGCTGAGCCGCGTGCTGCAGGCCGAGGGCCGCGGCCTGACGATGGTGTTCACCCGGACCAAGCGCACCGCACAGAAGGTGTCCGACGAGCTCGAGGAGCGCGGCTTCGCAGCCGCTGCCGTGCACGGTGATCTGGGCCAGGGCGCGCGGGAACAGGCGCTGCGCGCGTTCCGTGCCGGCAAGGTCGACGTGCTGGTCGCCACCGACGTGGCCGCTCGCGGCATCGACGTCGACGACGTCACCCACGTCATCAACTACCAGTGCCCGGACGACGAGAAGACCTACATCCACCGGATCGGCCGCACCGGCCGCGCGGGCAAGACCGGCGTCGCCGTGTCGCTCGTCGACTGGGACGACATCCCCAAGTGGCAGTTCATCGACAAGGCCCTCAACCTGGGCAACCCGGACCCGCAGGAGACCTACTCCTCCTCCGCGCACCTGCGCAGCGATCTCGGCATCGCCGATTCGGTCACCGGGCGCCTCCCCCGGGCCCAGCGCACCCGCGCAGGCCTCGATGCGGAGACCCTGGAGGACGTCGGTGAGACCGGCGGCAAGAAGGCCGGCCGCGTCTCCAGGACCCGTTCCGCAGGGGCCGGCCGCGACGGCGGCTCCGACAACGGCCGTTCGGCGGCCGGCCGCGAGAGCGGTACCCGCTCCCGCACCCGGGGCGGCGACCGCGCGGCGACCCCAGAAGGCGAGCGGACACCCGACCGCGCCGCTGAGCACATCTCCGACCACGGCCCGGACACGTCCGTCGGTGACGCGGCCGCCACCCGTCCGCGGCGCAAGCGCCGGCGACGTACCCGCAGCGGCGCAGCCGTGGACGCATCGTCCGGTGGAGCGCCCGCCGGTGGTGCCGGCAACGACACCGCCGCCGGCAGCAGCGACGCCAGCTGA
- a CDS encoding ferritin-like fold-containing protein, with product MMRSQGDPTADGDRPEQVQDEELRSAVATAPPEPGVIDLIGVLAYGELSAFDRMAADARYAPTLAGRVALAQMAAAEMGHFQALAGYLRGHRIAVEDVMLPFSRPFDAFHDSTAPHSWLESLVKAHVGDGLAADFYREIAEWLDPESRALVFGVLGDTGHSAFAVREVRRACQQDPRLTGALALWGRRLLGEALTQAQYVIAERESLADLIIAGSGDLTGIAALFRRLQMGHGERMKSLGLA from the coding sequence ATGATGCGCAGCCAGGGCGACCCGACGGCAGACGGCGATCGTCCGGAACAGGTCCAGGACGAGGAACTCCGCAGTGCGGTGGCCACCGCGCCGCCGGAGCCCGGCGTCATCGACCTGATCGGGGTGCTCGCCTACGGCGAGCTGTCGGCCTTCGACCGGATGGCCGCGGATGCGCGCTACGCGCCGACCCTCGCCGGACGGGTGGCGCTCGCCCAGATGGCAGCTGCCGAGATGGGACATTTCCAGGCCTTGGCCGGTTATCTGCGGGGTCACCGGATCGCCGTCGAGGACGTGATGCTGCCCTTCTCCCGGCCGTTCGACGCCTTCCACGATTCGACCGCCCCGCACTCGTGGCTGGAGTCGCTGGTCAAGGCACACGTGGGCGACGGACTGGCCGCCGACTTCTACCGGGAGATCGCCGAATGGCTCGACCCGGAGTCCCGCGCCCTGGTGTTCGGCGTGCTGGGCGACACCGGGCACTCGGCGTTCGCCGTGCGGGAAGTGCGGCGCGCCTGCCAGCAGGACCCGCGGTTGACCGGCGCCCTGGCCTTGTGGGGTCGTCGGCTGCTGGGGGAAGCGCTCACCCAGGCCCAGTACGTGATCGCCGAGCGCGAGTCGCTGGCAGATCTCATCATCGCCGGCTCCGGCGACCTGACCGGTATCGCGGCGCTCTTCCGCCGGCTGCAGATGGGGCACGGTGAGCGGATGAAGTCGCTCGGGCTGGCCTGA